In a genomic window of Methanogenium sp. S4BF:
- a CDS encoding sugar phosphate nucleotidyltransferase, translating to MQAVVLAGGEGSRLRPLTRNRPKALIPVANRPIIEYVIEALTEAGVRDITVVVGYRKEQVIHRLADLPVSVNVAVQEKQLGVADALRAAEEHVSGRFLLLPGDNVITAAALRPLCDGGSALLTTPHSRPTDFGVVQTHEGFVREITEKPEVAESFTVSTGVFSLDPSVFRYYESGLEFPNIINRMIADGTKVRAHRIAGGWSDAVFAWELLALNRSLLKKTAPLCAGTLSRSATVSGRVSVGRGTEILPGTVITGPAIIGANCTIGPNACISPGTAIGSGVTIGPFSHVSRSIVMDDVTVGSHSSVRESVIGEGCRLADHTAAVCGEYATHIRGRHVSGLFGTIMGDRVDTAPFTVLKGAVVGNNVAVETGGRTITGAVPDQTVVM from the coding sequence ATGCAGGCAGTTGTTCTGGCAGGTGGGGAAGGGTCCAGGCTGCGCCCGCTGACCCGCAACCGCCCGAAGGCACTGATTCCGGTGGCAAACCGGCCCATCATCGAGTACGTGATTGAAGCACTGACAGAGGCAGGGGTGCGAGACATTACCGTTGTCGTTGGATACCGCAAAGAGCAGGTCATTCACCGCCTCGCCGATCTTCCGGTTTCGGTCAATGTGGCTGTTCAGGAGAAGCAGCTGGGTGTCGCAGACGCCCTCCGGGCGGCAGAAGAGCATGTCTCCGGCAGGTTCCTGCTTCTTCCCGGTGACAATGTGATCACCGCAGCAGCACTCCGTCCCCTGTGTGACGGCGGGTCAGCGCTTCTCACTACTCCTCATTCCCGGCCAACGGATTTCGGGGTGGTGCAGACTCATGAGGGTTTTGTACGGGAAATCACGGAGAAACCGGAAGTGGCTGAATCATTTACGGTTTCAACCGGTGTCTTCTCACTGGATCCTTCGGTATTCAGGTATTACGAATCCGGGCTGGAGTTTCCGAATATCATTAACCGGATGATCGCTGATGGGACGAAGGTGCGTGCACACCGGATTGCCGGAGGGTGGTCTGATGCGGTCTTTGCATGGGAGCTCCTCGCCCTGAACCGGTCATTACTGAAGAAGACGGCGCCTCTCTGTGCAGGGACACTCTCGCGGAGCGCGACAGTCAGCGGCCGTGTGTCTGTTGGCCGCGGAACCGAAATTCTTCCGGGGACGGTCATCACCGGCCCGGCAATCATCGGCGCAAACTGCACCATTGGCCCGAATGCCTGTATCTCTCCAGGGACGGCAATCGGGTCCGGTGTTACCATAGGCCCCTTCTCGCATGTATCCCGGAGTATCGTGATGGATGATGTGACCGTCGGGTCGCACTCCAGTGTCCGGGAAAGTGTGATTGGAGAGGGATGCAGACTTGCAGACCATACTGCGGCCGTATGCGGAGAGTATGCAACACATATCCGGGGGCGGCATGTGTCCGGACTGTTTGGCACGATTATGGGTGACAGGGTTGACACGGCACCCTTTACGGTTCTGAAGGGTGCTGTCGTCGGCAATAATGTGGCTGTTGAGACGGGTGGCCGGACGATTACCGGAGCCGTTCCGGATCAGACGGTGGTGATGTAG
- the glmS gene encoding glutamine--fructose-6-phosphate transaminase (isomerizing), which translates to MCGIVGYIGWRDAAPVIVGGLKNLEYRGYDSFGVATGTDRIMVAKRKGRISEQTECVAACQGTRGIGHTRWATHGLPDDRNAHPHCDCTGQFAIVHNGIIENYAELRRGLESRGHLFASDTDSEVIVHLIEEAWKGDFPASVRAVLPLLQGSYAILALCAGSDEVVAARERSPLVIGIGDDEFFASSDATPIVAYTRDILVLEDGDMAVMRRGSIAMENGGEAITRNTTYIDYDIEAARKGGFAHFMLKEIFEQPDVFQQSFRLAQKHPGISSLLSHARGVSVIACGTSYNAALLFRYFAEKECGVPVRVDLASEYRYLSTPDDEVVIAVSQSGETADTLSALKKASSCNCPTIAITNVQGSSITRAAEQTIYTGAGPEMSVAATKSYMAQFAAFAGLLSEMNCCETSSVERSVRQAIEESLLTDVSEAVALCVKASTLFYVGRGIFYPVALEGALKMKEISYIHAEGYAAGEIKHGPFALLSEETPAVAVCLPGDGYQSMLGNLREMKARGTPLIGIGYGDDIDLQDVTDVCIPVPKGDAYAQVAAVTVILQRIAYYTALTLGRDIDKPRNLAKSVTVE; encoded by the coding sequence GTGTGCGGTATTGTCGGGTATATCGGCTGGCGTGATGCTGCACCGGTGATTGTCGGGGGACTCAAAAACCTTGAATATCGGGGGTATGACTCATTCGGGGTCGCCACCGGCACGGACCGCATCATGGTGGCCAAACGGAAGGGGCGCATCTCGGAGCAGACGGAATGCGTGGCAGCCTGCCAAGGCACCCGTGGGATTGGGCACACCCGGTGGGCGACGCACGGCCTGCCCGATGACCGCAACGCGCACCCTCACTGTGACTGTACCGGGCAGTTTGCCATCGTCCATAACGGGATTATTGAAAACTATGCTGAACTCAGGCGGGGGCTGGAGAGCCGGGGTCATCTGTTTGCCTCTGATACGGACAGTGAAGTGATTGTACATCTCATCGAGGAGGCATGGAAAGGCGATTTTCCCGCATCAGTCCGGGCAGTCCTCCCGCTTCTGCAAGGGTCATATGCGATTCTTGCACTGTGTGCGGGTTCTGATGAGGTTGTTGCAGCACGGGAGCGAAGCCCGCTAGTCATCGGCATTGGCGATGACGAATTTTTTGCCTCCTCTGATGCAACACCGATTGTTGCGTATACGAGGGATATTCTGGTCCTTGAAGACGGGGATATGGCAGTAATGCGACGGGGATCCATTGCGATGGAGAACGGGGGCGAGGCCATCACCCGAAATACGACGTATATTGACTATGATATTGAAGCGGCCCGCAAAGGTGGCTTTGCGCACTTCATGCTCAAGGAGATCTTCGAGCAGCCGGATGTCTTCCAGCAGTCATTCCGGTTGGCACAAAAACACCCGGGGATCAGTTCTCTTCTCAGTCATGCCCGTGGTGTGTCGGTGATCGCCTGCGGCACTTCTTATAATGCTGCCCTCCTGTTCCGGTATTTTGCCGAGAAGGAATGCGGTGTGCCCGTACGTGTGGACCTGGCTTCCGAGTACCGGTATCTCTCCACTCCGGATGATGAAGTTGTGATTGCAGTGTCGCAGTCAGGAGAGACTGCAGATACACTCTCTGCCCTGAAAAAAGCGTCTTCCTGCAACTGCCCGACCATTGCAATTACCAATGTGCAGGGGAGCTCCATTACCCGGGCGGCAGAACAGACAATTTATACCGGAGCCGGGCCGGAGATGAGCGTGGCTGCCACGAAATCGTACATGGCACAGTTCGCAGCCTTTGCCGGCCTGCTTTCAGAGATGAACTGCTGTGAGACATCTTCTGTGGAACGTTCCGTTCGGCAGGCCATTGAGGAGTCCCTTCTGACAGATGTAAGTGAGGCAGTCGCCCTCTGTGTCAAAGCATCCACCCTCTTCTATGTCGGCAGGGGGATCTTTTATCCGGTCGCTCTGGAAGGGGCGCTCAAGATGAAGGAGATCTCCTATATTCATGCTGAGGGGTATGCAGCGGGTGAGATAAAGCACGGTCCTTTTGCTCTTCTTTCAGAAGAGACGCCTGCTGTTGCCGTATGCCTGCCGGGAGACGGGTACCAGTCGATGCTGGGCAACCTCCGGGAGATGAAGGCACGGGGCACTCCGCTCATTGGCATCGGTTACGGGGATGATATTGACCTGCAGGATGTAACCGATGTCTGCATTCCGGTTCCCAAAGGGGATGCATATGCACAGGTGGCTGCGGTAACCGTCATACTGCAGCGGATTGCGTATTATACGGCGCTCACCCTTGGGCGGGATATTGACAAACCCCGAAATCTTGCGAAGAGTGTGACGGTTGAATGA
- a CDS encoding phosphoglucomutase, producing MLFGSSGIRRPFGPELIKTALEVGGCVGASCSSIITARDARTTGPLLEAAFTAGAAAAGCRVVSGGVAPTPTVAYAARHHDAGCMVTASHNPEEYNGLKLMNPDGSAFSLARQQEIEDTYILPHTTGWNQQGETDHADIIGPYLDAILDAVSLPEGLHVVLDCGNGAASRVTPVLLRRGGIRYTGINCTVQGFFARPSEPLRENLPYIPAMVKQAGAAGALIHDGDADRFMAFDNKGNYISGDHLLMLFAEWTGATTVVTTVDASMGIEEVATVRRTPVGDSFVSEALVSGGDFGGEPSGSWIFPAHSLCPDGPYAAALFCAMAAEWDVAEKVASYPHYPIIRRSFRREDGRGLLLALGAENPTDGIRIEEEDGWCLIRASGTEPKVRITAEGRDAETAEKMAQKGEDLLRSGEPIH from the coding sequence ATGCTCTTTGGTTCTTCAGGAATACGCCGTCCGTTCGGCCCTGAACTGATAAAAACAGCGCTGGAAGTGGGTGGATGTGTCGGCGCCTCCTGTTCGTCCATCATTACCGCTCGTGACGCACGCACGACAGGTCCCCTGCTGGAAGCAGCGTTTACTGCCGGTGCCGCTGCAGCCGGATGCCGGGTGGTATCCGGTGGTGTGGCACCCACACCCACCGTGGCATATGCCGCACGGCATCATGATGCCGGCTGTATGGTAACTGCGTCCCATAACCCGGAGGAATACAACGGCCTGAAACTGATGAATCCTGACGGGTCTGCCTTCTCTCTGGCACGCCAGCAGGAGATCGAAGATACCTATATTCTGCCGCATACTACCGGCTGGAACCAGCAGGGTGAGACAGATCACGCAGATATCATCGGTCCGTACCTGGATGCGATACTGGACGCCGTTTCTCTCCCGGAGGGACTTCATGTCGTGCTTGACTGCGGCAACGGGGCGGCATCACGGGTAACTCCTGTTCTTCTTCGTCGCGGGGGAATACGGTACACCGGCATTAACTGTACGGTGCAGGGCTTCTTCGCACGCCCGTCTGAACCCCTCAGGGAAAATCTTCCTTATATTCCTGCCATGGTGAAGCAGGCAGGTGCCGCGGGGGCGCTGATTCATGACGGCGATGCGGACCGGTTCATGGCATTTGACAATAAAGGGAACTACATCAGCGGGGATCATCTCCTTATGCTCTTCGCAGAATGGACCGGTGCCACGACTGTGGTCACAACCGTGGATGCATCAATGGGTATTGAAGAGGTGGCGACAGTCAGGAGGACACCGGTGGGTGATTCATTTGTATCTGAAGCTCTGGTATCCGGCGGGGACTTCGGCGGTGAACCCTCCGGAAGCTGGATCTTCCCTGCGCATTCCCTCTGCCCGGACGGCCCCTACGCAGCAGCCCTCTTCTGTGCGATGGCGGCAGAATGGGATGTCGCAGAGAAGGTGGCTTCATACCCCCATTATCCCATCATCCGCCGTTCTTTCCGCCGCGAAGACGGGCGTGGCCTTCTTCTGGCGCTGGGTGCAGAGAATCCGACAGACGGCATCCGCATCGAAGAGGAGGATGGCTGGTGCCTTATTCGGGCAAGCGGCACGGAACCAAAGGTCCGTATCACTGCAGAAGGGCGTGACGCAGAGACCGCAGAAAAAATGGCACAGAAAGGGGAAGATCTCCTTCGTTCAGGGGAACCTATACATTAA
- a CDS encoding glycosyltransferase codes for MLIILGCIFLAVSAFPYIIYGFGIMFGKKGVLPPKLSKLPHISIIISAYNESNVIQRRVDNIASSSYPKERYEVIFIDDCSDDNTFLITETALADANMSFKILRNEDRRGTNRSYNRGMKIASHDIIVTTDADVFFEKNALKNLVSRLVSDDAIAAVCSDMFPLLSSEIRRTGKYEQNYRSVYGRMCGWESAHDSTYNFNGGLVAFKREIFSEIREGKGADDANTAFEAIRRGFRAYYETSAIVFEEIPENLKDQSRQKIRRATRLIEATLGNLDVLKISRPFSRIFFPLRIMMVTISPFLFFLGIGIMIVGFLLSSFPIICFGIGAFVILVVLGFSRFAQSFVVNQYYLLRGLLRLGSDVSVWESTSKKGDNI; via the coding sequence ATGTTAATAATTTTGGGGTGTATTTTCCTTGCCGTTTCAGCATTTCCATATATTATATATGGATTTGGCATTATGTTTGGTAAAAAAGGAGTATTGCCGCCAAAATTGAGTAAACTCCCTCATATTTCGATTATCATCTCTGCCTACAATGAATCAAACGTCATTCAACGGCGGGTGGATAATATTGCCTCTTCGTCATATCCAAAAGAAAGATATGAGGTGATTTTCATTGATGACTGTTCTGATGATAATACCTTCTTAATAACAGAAACGGCTCTTGCTGATGCTAATATGTCCTTTAAAATATTACGAAATGAAGATCGGCGCGGCACAAATCGTTCATATAATCGTGGAATGAAGATTGCCTCTCATGATATCATTGTCACGACTGATGCTGATGTATTCTTTGAAAAGAATGCCCTGAAGAACCTTGTTTCCCGTCTGGTTTCCGATGATGCCATTGCTGCCGTCTGTTCTGACATGTTTCCACTCCTGTCTTCTGAGATTCGCCGCACCGGGAAGTATGAGCAGAATTATCGTTCAGTATATGGGAGGATGTGTGGATGGGAAAGCGCGCATGATTCTACGTATAATTTCAACGGTGGTCTTGTTGCGTTTAAGAGAGAAATCTTTTCTGAGATCCGTGAAGGGAAAGGTGCTGATGATGCAAACACTGCTTTTGAGGCTATTAGGAGGGGTTTTAGGGCTTATTATGAAACTTCTGCAATTGTCTTCGAAGAGATTCCTGAAAATCTTAAAGACCAGTCCCGACAAAAAATACGGCGTGCAACACGTTTGATTGAAGCAACACTGGGAAATCTTGATGTTCTTAAGATTTCTCGCCCATTTTCCCGGATTTTTTTTCCGTTGCGAATAATGATGGTCACCATCTCGCCTTTTCTTTTCTTCTTGGGGATAGGTATAATGATTGTTGGATTTCTCCTATCTTCGTTTCCGATTATTTGTTTCGGAATAGGTGCCTTTGTTATTCTTGTTGTTCTGGGTTTTAGCAGGTTTGCTCAGAGTTTTGTTGTAAATCAATATTATCTGCTTCGAGGACTGCTGCGCCTTGGCTCTGATGTGAGTGTATGGGAGAGTACATCAAAAAAAGGAGATAACATCTGA
- a CDS encoding cyclase family protein encodes MPFIDLTRSFPEPACTYTGDCVPECRRSQRDGYRVSVLVASSHSGTHIDPPAHYIEDGLTIDRIPPETFIGPVTIIDLGCRSSVIRPEDIRPWMDAERLILKTGYSEKTSFDPEYASLNDDAADLVAASGIRVIGIDTPSIEAYGGTGDVHRRILGAGIPVIEYLDLSAVDAGDYYMIALPLKITDGDGAPARVIVRKEEI; translated from the coding sequence ATGCCCTTTATTGACCTCACCCGCTCTTTTCCTGAACCTGCCTGTACATATACAGGCGACTGTGTGCCGGAATGCCGCCGTTCTCAGAGGGATGGGTATCGGGTCTCAGTGCTGGTTGCAAGCAGCCACAGCGGGACTCACATTGACCCGCCTGCTCATTATATCGAAGACGGGCTGACCATAGACCGAATCCCGCCTGAGACCTTTATCGGCCCGGTGACCATCATTGATCTGGGGTGCAGGAGCTCTGTTATCCGCCCGGAGGATATCCGTCCCTGGATGGATGCAGAACGCCTCATCCTCAAAACCGGGTATTCTGAAAAGACGTCCTTTGACCCGGAATATGCCTCTCTCAATGATGATGCAGCAGATCTTGTGGCCGCATCCGGTATCCGGGTCATTGGGATAGATACCCCCTCCATTGAGGCATATGGAGGGACGGGTGATGTGCACCGCAGGATTCTGGGGGCAGGCATTCCGGTTATTGAGTATCTTGACCTCAGTGCGGTCGATGCGGGAGACTATTATATGATTGCACTGCCACTGAAGATCACCGATGGTGACGGGGCGCCTGCCCGTGTCATCGTGCGAAAGGAGGAGATATGA
- a CDS encoding nucleotide sugar dehydrogenase — translation MKEKTTELLQKIRSGNAMIGIIGLGYVGLPLAVAFASKLKVIGFDTNDDTILTLNSGHSHILDVPDVEIQARISTEMLSVTSESQNLGSCDVIIICVPTPLTANKIPDLSYVKDSCMNVCSNLKKGQLVILESTTYPGTTEEIVVPILEKSGLIAGVDFGVAYSPERIDPGNKLYRVSEIPKVIGGITPECTEVAISLYNTIIEDIISVTDTRTAEAVKMIENIFRNVNIALANELALIFERMGVDAWQAIDAAATKPYGFMPFYPGPGIGGHCIPLDPYYMSYQAKRHGFIPRFIETSGEINTFMQMHVVNLIDEGLKSAGITMSDARICVFGLAYKKNIDDTRESPAIPIIEELLRRGTTLKIYDPYVPTISVDGKKINSETDITTTFNSSECVVFLTDHDQFKTPEIFKEIESSSVQVIIDCRNIFPQTPIGKVYLGIGKPHSPR, via the coding sequence ATGAAAGAAAAAACAACAGAACTTCTCCAAAAGATCCGCTCAGGAAATGCAATGATCGGAATTATCGGGCTGGGGTATGTGGGTCTCCCTCTTGCAGTTGCCTTTGCCAGCAAACTGAAAGTAATTGGTTTTGACACAAATGATGACACCATTCTTACTCTGAACTCAGGCCATTCACATATCCTTGATGTCCCTGACGTAGAGATTCAGGCACGAATCTCAACAGAAATGCTCTCAGTTACCAGTGAATCACAAAATCTAGGAAGCTGTGACGTAATTATCATCTGTGTTCCCACCCCCCTTACAGCAAATAAAATACCAGACCTTTCATATGTAAAGGATTCCTGCATGAATGTCTGTTCAAACCTAAAAAAGGGTCAATTGGTAATACTTGAAAGTACTACATATCCAGGTACAACCGAAGAAATTGTCGTCCCGATTCTTGAAAAATCCGGGTTAATTGCAGGTGTTGATTTTGGGGTCGCCTATTCACCGGAACGAATAGACCCCGGAAATAAACTATACAGAGTTTCAGAAATTCCAAAAGTTATTGGAGGTATTACACCAGAATGTACGGAGGTTGCAATTTCGTTGTACAATACGATTATCGAAGATATAATTTCGGTTACTGATACGCGTACCGCTGAGGCAGTAAAAATGATCGAAAATATCTTCAGGAATGTTAATATTGCTCTTGCAAATGAACTTGCCCTGATATTTGAACGTATGGGAGTTGATGCATGGCAGGCAATCGATGCTGCAGCGACCAAACCTTATGGATTCATGCCATTTTACCCCGGACCGGGAATTGGAGGGCATTGCATACCTCTTGACCCATATTATATGTCATACCAGGCAAAGAGACATGGATTTATTCCACGTTTCATCGAAACATCAGGAGAAATTAACACATTCATGCAGATGCATGTTGTTAACCTCATTGATGAAGGACTGAAAAGCGCAGGAATTACAATGAGTGATGCCCGTATTTGTGTATTTGGCCTTGCATACAAAAAAAACATTGATGATACACGCGAATCTCCTGCAATTCCAATAATTGAAGAGCTCCTTCGTAGAGGAACTACACTAAAAATCTATGATCCATATGTACCGACAATCTCTGTTGATGGAAAAAAAATCAATTCTGAGACAGATATCACCACTACGTTTAACAGCTCAGAATGTGTCGTTTTTCTAACGGATCATGACCAGTTCAAAACACCTGAGATCTTCAAAGAGATAGAATCCTCATCAGTTCAGGTAATTATAGACTGTCGAAACATATTTCCCCAAACACCAATTGGCAAAGTGTATCTGGGAATCGGTAAACCTCACAGTCCTAGATAA
- a CDS encoding oligosaccharyl transferase, archaeosortase A system-associated: MNTVTISKYKPYIIIGILVLLAILALWLRLLPAAGLVTDEGTNLLGNDPWYNLRQVESMVENFPSYLWFDAMTEYPSGNVIHWGPLFIQIIAGLSILLGAATRPEIMYVASWVPPLMGMLVVPVLYLAGERIGDWKCGLFAALFGAVVSGQFFYRSLFGFVDHHIAESLFGLLFCLCYIITLMEIRKNPVHFSDIESVKRPALFALGTGIAYILGLGVMPTMILFAMVVAVYTLFQYLYDFWRQQYDDGLLLVNSIVFLSAVIGIFIIGFNTMILSMNRYSPAQVVAYFVLIIATAALWYLSRALRGKPWYYYPGVLAGAGVMVSVLLYVIAPPFYEMLIGNFFAFFGQSATVMTIQEARPWEAANAWNAFGFGLLLMFGGFAALIWDFIRKGRAEHLFVVVWSAVILLSTIQHVRYEYYIAVNIALLSAYFMYLGLGAAEGRLLQMAGICRDGTTEDTPSPAEKGKKEKRHDAKKEPKTAGRDVSSSVVLIPLAIGVLFSLLFISSSVATDLEIGNGMAYGGMQQDWYSSLEWFGDNSPDPGVDYYAIYDEETFTYPPESYGVMSWWDYGHYITFVSKRIPNANPFQHGVSGPNGAAAFFLQDNEAGADTILDNVGTKYIITDIEMDTGKFWAMATWYDADVGGAPYMTAYNDQSGNQGYVYTDDYFRTMVSRLHNFDGSMAVPDKDYLVTNNGKIYSYLVLSPVKPVEALQHYRLVHESDTNVFRNTATGDLKYVKIFEYVPGAVIKGDGIIEIPLKTNTGRTFTYRQESRNGLFVVPYPTDGSVPGITTLGPYTITGTGQTFTVTESDIQSGKQL; encoded by the coding sequence ATGAATACTGTGACTATTTCAAAATATAAACCATATATTATAATTGGCATTCTTGTTCTCCTCGCAATTCTTGCGCTCTGGCTCCGTCTGCTGCCGGCAGCAGGGCTGGTGACTGATGAGGGAACGAATCTTCTGGGAAATGATCCCTGGTACAATCTCCGTCAGGTAGAGTCAATGGTGGAAAATTTCCCGTCATACCTCTGGTTTGACGCGATGACGGAATATCCGTCCGGAAATGTTATTCACTGGGGGCCGCTTTTCATCCAGATCATTGCCGGACTGAGCATTCTTCTGGGCGCAGCGACACGGCCGGAGATCATGTATGTTGCCTCCTGGGTGCCCCCCCTGATGGGGATGCTGGTGGTTCCGGTTCTCTATCTTGCAGGTGAGAGGATTGGGGATTGGAAATGCGGTCTTTTTGCCGCTTTGTTTGGTGCGGTTGTGTCAGGACAGTTTTTTTACCGGTCGCTCTTTGGGTTTGTGGACCACCACATTGCAGAGAGCCTTTTTGGGCTGCTCTTCTGTCTCTGCTATATCATCACATTAATGGAAATCAGAAAGAATCCTGTTCATTTTTCTGATATTGAATCCGTGAAACGACCGGCACTATTTGCCCTGGGAACAGGGATTGCATACATTTTAGGGCTTGGCGTGATGCCGACAATGATCCTTTTTGCCATGGTTGTTGCCGTATACACCCTTTTTCAGTATCTCTATGACTTCTGGAGGCAGCAGTATGATGACGGCCTTCTGCTGGTAAACAGCATTGTCTTCCTCTCTGCGGTGATCGGGATATTCATCATCGGGTTCAATACAATGATCCTCTCTATGAACCGGTATTCTCCGGCTCAGGTTGTCGCATATTTCGTCCTTATCATTGCAACAGCTGCCCTCTGGTATCTTTCCCGCGCTCTGCGGGGTAAGCCATGGTACTATTATCCGGGCGTCCTTGCCGGAGCAGGTGTAATGGTCTCTGTTCTCCTGTATGTCATTGCACCGCCATTCTATGAGATGCTGATTGGCAACTTCTTTGCCTTCTTCGGGCAGTCAGCAACGGTAATGACCATCCAGGAAGCCCGTCCGTGGGAAGCGGCAAATGCCTGGAATGCGTTCGGGTTTGGCCTCCTTCTGATGTTCGGTGGGTTTGCAGCGCTTATCTGGGACTTTATCCGGAAAGGGCGTGCAGAGCATCTCTTTGTGGTAGTCTGGTCGGCTGTAATTCTTTTATCGACCATCCAGCATGTCCGGTATGAATACTATATTGCGGTAAATATCGCACTCCTCTCCGCCTATTTTATGTACCTGGGTCTTGGGGCAGCGGAAGGCCGCCTTCTGCAGATGGCAGGTATCTGCAGGGACGGAACGACAGAAGATACCCCGTCACCAGCTGAGAAGGGAAAGAAAGAGAAACGGCATGATGCAAAGAAAGAACCTAAAACGGCGGGCCGGGATGTTTCGTCCTCGGTTGTTCTCATTCCGCTAGCCATCGGCGTACTCTTCTCCCTGCTCTTTATCTCATCCTCGGTTGCAACGGATCTTGAAATCGGCAACGGCATGGCATACGGCGGCATGCAGCAGGACTGGTATTCATCCCTTGAATGGTTCGGGGACAATTCCCCTGACCCGGGAGTTGACTACTATGCGATATATGATGAAGAGACCTTCACGTATCCGCCCGAATCCTATGGTGTGATGTCGTGGTGGGATTACGGGCATTACATCACCTTTGTTTCAAAACGGATTCCCAATGCTAATCCGTTCCAGCACGGGGTTTCGGGGCCGAATGGTGCTGCTGCGTTCTTCCTGCAGGACAATGAGGCAGGTGCAGACACCATACTTGACAATGTCGGCACAAAGTACATCATCACTGACATTGAGATGGACACCGGCAAATTCTGGGCTATGGCCACCTGGTATGATGCTGATGTGGGGGGTGCTCCCTATATGACCGCATACAACGACCAGAGTGGAAACCAGGGATATGTATACACAGATGATTACTTCCGGACCATGGTCTCCCGTCTGCATAATTTTGACGGGTCAATGGCAGTTCCGGACAAAGATTATCTCGTCACGAATAACGGAAAGATTTACAGTTATCTTGTCCTCTCTCCGGTGAAACCGGTGGAAGCTCTGCAGCATTACCGGCTGGTTCATGAGTCCGATACCAATGTCTTCAGAAACACGGCAACCGGCGACCTGAAGTACGTCAAGATCTTTGAGTACGTGCCCGGTGCAGTGATCAAAGGAGATGGCATCATTGAGATACCACTGAAGACCAATACGGGTCGTACGTTTACATACCGGCAGGAGAGCAGAAACGGGTTGTTTGTGGTGCCCTATCCGACAGACGGCTCTGTCCCCGGCATCACAACACTCGGGCCCTATACGATCACTGGAACCGGGCAGACATTCACGGTCACAGAATCTGACATTCAGTCAGGAAAACAGCTATAG
- the glmU gene encoding bifunctional sugar-1-phosphate nucleotidylyltransferase/acetyltransferase: MLCVLLAAGEGKRMAPLTATRPKVMLPVANRPMIEHLICAVRDAGIDSFILVVGYREKEIRDYFGNGEKWGVSIRYTVQRSQTGTGDALRAAKGLVKGRFLLMNGDMIVTTGDIRRICASPAPAVGVVESGNPEQYGVITETGGIVTGIYEKSTNPPGNLINAGMYLFDDDIFNETDRLVPSPRGEYELTDALIPAISRSELHAVPLESWCDIGAPWNLLEANEDALSGIATDIRGDVEDGVTLKGAVVLAEGSVIRSGTYIEGPCMIGSGCTIGPHVYIRGHTVIGDDCHIGHASELKNSVIFPRTKIPHFTYIGDSVVGSGCNFGAGTKVANLRHDKEPVKIGGVSTGRKKFGAVIGDNVLFGINCSINVGASVGRDVRVGPHTVVSGTIADESVLGRN, translated from the coding sequence ATGCTCTGTGTCCTGCTTGCAGCGGGTGAGGGGAAACGGATGGCCCCTCTCACCGCAACCCGCCCGAAAGTAATGCTTCCTGTCGCAAATCGTCCGATGATAGAACACCTGATCTGTGCGGTGCGTGATGCAGGAATAGATTCATTTATTCTCGTAGTCGGATACCGCGAGAAAGAAATCCGGGACTATTTCGGGAATGGTGAGAAGTGGGGCGTCTCGATACGCTATACTGTCCAGAGATCCCAGACCGGCACCGGTGATGCGCTCCGTGCGGCAAAGGGGCTGGTGAAGGGACGGTTCCTGCTCATGAACGGAGACATGATCGTAACGACCGGTGATATCCGTCGCATATGCGCCTCTCCTGCACCGGCAGTCGGTGTGGTTGAGAGTGGGAATCCGGAACAGTACGGTGTGATCACAGAGACCGGGGGGATTGTCACCGGTATTTATGAAAAATCCACAAATCCGCCCGGAAATCTGATAAATGCGGGAATGTACCTCTTTGATGATGATATCTTTAATGAGACAGATCGTCTCGTTCCTTCTCCCCGCGGAGAATATGAACTGACCGATGCACTCATACCTGCCATATCCCGCAGTGAACTCCATGCGGTACCGCTGGAATCCTGGTGTGATATCGGCGCCCCGTGGAATCTTCTGGAAGCGAATGAGGATGCACTTTCTGGTATCGCCACTGATATTCGGGGGGATGTGGAGGATGGCGTGACCCTGAAAGGCGCTGTGGTGCTTGCAGAGGGGAGTGTGATCCGGTCCGGGACCTATATCGAAGGGCCCTGTATGATCGGGAGTGGGTGCACCATTGGCCCGCATGTCTACATCAGGGGTCATACGGTTATCGGAGACGACTGCCATATCGGGCATGCCAGTGAACTGAAGAACTCGGTAATCTTTCCACGGACAAAGATTCCGCACTTCACCTATATCGGTGACAGCGTCGTCGGTTCAGGCTGCAATTTCGGCGCCGGGACAAAGGTGGCAAACCTCCGCCATGACAAGGAGCCGGTGAAAATCGGAGGGGTTTCCACCGGCCGGAAGAAGTTCGGGGCAGTTATTGGCGACAATGTCCTCTTTGGGATCAACTGTTCGATTAATGTGGGCGCTTCTGTCGGAAGGGATGTCCGGGTTGGCCCGCACACCGTGGTGAGCGGCACAATTGCAGATGAATCTGTTCTCGGGAGGAACTGA